The genomic window ATTTTCCACAATGGGACGCGCCGCACGAAGCGACCCAACTGATCCTGGACAGCACCGATTGAGGCCGTTGCTGCCAGCCGACGAAAGCACTTGTCGCTGTCGGCGGAACGGCTTCCGGGACGTGAGAGTCAGAGTCAGCGCAGCAACTCGATGTAGCACTCAGGTCCATGCGTCCTGGCGAGGCCAGCGTCGGTGGTCAGCAGTGCAGTGGCACCGGTCATTTCGGTCAGGGCGACGTAGGTGGCGTCATAGCCGCTGAGCCTGTGCCTCAGTGCCCAGATCCTGGCTCGCAGCCAGTCAGCGGGAAACCTGGTCAGGGTCAACTGGGTGAAGCCTTCGAGCGCCAGGACGCCTTGTTCTTCGCTAAGGACTCCACGGCGGACCAGGCCCCGCAGCACGTGGGTGACTTCGCTGTCTATGAGGTGTGGGGCCGCCAGCTCCTCTTCACCGAGCGTGTCAGGGTCGAGGTCACCGGCGAGCAGTTCTACCACGACGCCGGCGTCGACGATTCTCAATCGCCGCGCCCTTCGTGCAGCACTGCCAAGATCGTGTCGCGGTCTGGACGTCCCTGGACCTTCGCCTGGGTTCGGCGAACGACCGCGGCATTCTCTCGCACGACTTGCGGGCGTTTGGCGAGGTGGTCCAGTTCTCTCAGCATGTACTTCGTCAGCGACAGTCCCTGCGCCTCCGCGGCCTTGACGAGGCTGTCGTGGACGTCGTCGGGAACATCGCGGATGTGCATGACCTTGGGCATGGAGCAATCCTAGCGTGAGTGGGTGCACGTTGCACCCACTGTTACTAGCCAGGGTGCCGCCTCGAGGCTTTCGATCCTGTAGTGCCGCGTGTGGTCAGATCACGCGCACATCTATCAGGTCCTCAAGTCCGCCGAAATCATCCGGGTTGCGGGTGTACAGAGCAGCGTCATGCGCATGGGCGGTAGCCGCGATCAACAGGTCCATCGTGCGTCGACGCGGTTTCCGTCCGGCTTCTACGACCGCGGCCGCGAGGCCTGAGTTTGTTCATCCCCAAGAAGCCCTGGAGCGGGCGAGGCGCTGACCAGCGACGACGCGGTGCCTGGGGCCGGTTCTCACACACTAACCCGGCCCACTTCAGTCGCATCGCTGGCGTGTGACGACGCCGCTGGTAGCCGAATGTCAGTCCTCGACGACCTGTCAACGGTCGCGGCCCTCGCCTTCTGCGGCGCTACCGTCGCTCGTGGCCAGAGATCGACGCCGTTCGTCCTCGCTTGGTCCGCGGAAGTCAAGGAGACGCGCCGGTGCCGGAAGAGAGCGGAGGCGCCTACCTACCCAGAACGTCCCGAGATGCTCGATCCGGGCCGCAAACTCACACACTAAGCAAATGAACAAACTCAGGCGCGATCAACAGGTCCATCGTGCGTCGACGCGGTTTCCGTCCGGCTTCTACGACCGCGGCCGCGAGGCGGCCGTAACTGGCC from Ornithinimicrobium cryptoxanthini includes these protein-coding regions:
- a CDS encoding type II toxin-antitoxin system VapC family toxin, with the translated sequence MRIVDAGVVVELLAGDLDPDTLGEEELAAPHLIDSEVTHVLRGLVRRGVLSEEQGVLALEGFTQLTLTRFPADWLRARIWALRHRLSGYDATYVALTEMTGATALLTTDAGLARTHGPECYIELLR